One Glycine max cultivar Williams 82 chromosome 3, Glycine_max_v4.0, whole genome shotgun sequence DNA window includes the following coding sequences:
- the LOC100789329 gene encoding uncharacterized protein, producing MVNTKTEVPQKSVLSIKQDDKFFCRLLSKESSMSNPSFRIALAVPFVWESEPGTPKHRFSEDTLPPLTPPPSYHFSTINSYKKKEKKHSSKSSLLLTMLPKLNLIKKMILSSSSSYPSSWPSSSSSSSKVVPMAKFGKKKLLSYGSSCNDFKGDCEGVGGASSPSSKLCFSIPRATCS from the coding sequence ATGGTTAATACAAAAACCGAGGTACCCCAGAAGAGTGTCCTTAGTATCAAGCAAGATGACAAGTTCTTCTGCAGGCTTCTTTCAAAGGAAAGTTCAATGTCCAACCCTTCTTTCAGAATAGCCCTTGCTGTGCCATTTGTGTGGGAATCTGAGCCTGGCACCCCAAAACACAGGTTCTCAGAGGACACACTCCCTCCTCTAACTCCTCCACCTTCTTACCATTTTAGCACTATCAATAGctacaaaaagaaagagaagaagcacTCATCAAAGTCTAGTCTCTTGCTCACAATGCTACCAAAGCTGAACCTCATCAAGAAAATGATTCTCTCGTCCTCATCATCATACCCTTCTTCATGGCCCTCATCATCTTCAAGCTCCTCCAAAGTTGTCCCTATGGCTAAGTTTGGCAAGAAGAAGCTCTTAAGCTATGGATCATCATGTAATGATTTCAAGGGAGATTGTGAGGGAGTTGGTGGTGCTAGTTCACCCTCTTCCAAATTGTGCTTTAGCATTCCTCGTGCCACCTGCAGTTAA
- the LOC100787199 gene encoding WEB family protein At2g38370: protein MEEVPDTAANRSDPGFRAEIDTSAPFESVREAVTRFGGVGYWKPILNGLSNKHFAAPEPHHAEELDPEKLEEQAAVLEKDLILKERETLDVLKELESTKRLVENLKSKVQKEESEANLNFQTSVCENISSVKEDEREDKENRVSNVVQNSKEGCVPYPSSSPGLILMELKQAKFNLNRTTSDIADVRASVESLNKKLEKERLSLEKTRERLTQNSSKICSLEEELYQTKLKLLVAKDAGSDNHSDITRELQRLSFEAEHFKNMGEAAKSEVMKEMSEIEQTKAMIKTAETRLIAAQKMKEAARAAEAAALAEIKALSSHHENSPGDCVEKHDGVTLSFEEYTALTCKVREAKEQSKKRVVDAMHLVDEANVSKMEILRKVEEATEEVKTSKKALEEALERVEAANQGKLAVEEALRKWRSEGHKRRSSILNSTKFKNAYPSHHRKDSRLLDVNGLNLVNDEAKPVLKPALSIGQILSRKLMMPEEYEASEMHRERSSVRQKVPLGQMLGKQIADPSFDRQAEKENGQKPFSAKRKKFGFGRFSLLLTKQQKKKKPTLNLR from the exons ATGGAAGAAGTTCCCGACACGGCGGCGAACCGGTCCGATCCGGGGTTCAGGGCGGAGATCGACACTTCGGCGCCGTTCGAATCGGTGAGGGAAGCCGTCACGCGATTCGGCGGCGTTGGGTATTGGAAACCCATTCTGAACGGTCTTAGTAACAAGCATTTTGCTGCTCCTGAG ccgCATCACGCAGAAGAGCTTGACCCTGAAAAACTGGAGGAGCAAGCTGCTGTATTGGAGAAAGACCTGATCctgaaagaaagggaaacacTTGATGTCTTAAAAGAGTTGGAAAGTACCAAAAGGCTTGTGGAGAATTTGAAATCAAAGGTACAAAAAGAAGAATCTgaagcaaatttgaattttcagacAAGTGTGTGCGAAAATATATCGTCTGTTAAGGAGGATGAGAGAGAAGATAAGGAAAACCGAGTGAGTAATGTTGTTCAGAATTCGAAGGAAGGTTGTGTCCCCTATCCTTCATCATCCCCAGGGTTAATATTAATGGAATTGAAGCAAGCAAAATTCAATCTGAACAGAACTACAAGTGATATTGCTGATGTTCGAGCTTCTGTTGAATCTCTCAATAAGAAGTTAGAGAAAGAAAGACTATCACTTGAGAAGACTCGCGAGAGGTTAACTCAGAACTCTTCAAAGATATGTTCTCTTGAGGAAGAACTATACCAGACAAAACTAAAACTGCTAGTGGCAAAAGATGCCGGTTCGGATAACCATTCAGATATAACAAGAGAACTTCAGCGACTGAGTTTTGAGGCAGAGCATTTCAAGAACATGGGAGAAGCTGCAAAATCAGAAGTCATGAAAGAAATGTCTGAGATTGAACAGACAAAAGCTATGATAAAAACTGCTGAAACCAGGTTGATTGCTGCCCAAAAAATGAAGGAAGCGGCTAGAGCAGCCGAAGCTGCTGCCCTTGCAGAAATCAAAGCTTTATCATCTCATCATGAGAATTCACCTGGAGATTGTGTGGAAAAGCATGATGGAGTTACCCTTTCCTTTGAAGAGTATACTGCTCTAACCTGCAAGGTGCGAGAGGCCAAGGAACAATCGAAGAAGAGAGTTGTAGATGCTATGCATCTAGTTGATGAAGCAAATGTATCTAAAATGGAGATTTTGAGAAAGGTAGAGGAAGCCACAGAAGAAGTTAAAACCAGCAAGAAGGCCCTTGAGGAAGCTCTTGAAAGGGTAGAGGCTGCGAATCAAGGAAAGCTAGCAGTTGAAGAGGCATTAAGGAAGTGGCGGTCGGAGGGTCACAAACGGCGGTCCTCCATACTTAACTCTACCAAGTTTAAAAATGCTTACCCTTCTCACCATCGGAAGGATTCTCGGTTACTCGATGTCAATGGGTTGAATCTGGTAAATGATGAGGCCAAGCCGGTTCTAAAGCCGGCACTGTCCATAGGACAAATATTGAGCAGGAAGTTGATGATGCCGGAAGAGTATGAAGCCAGCGAGATGCATAGAGAAAGAAGCTCAGTGAGACAGAAGGTGCCTCTTGGCCAGATGCTAGGCAAACAAATAGCGGATCCATCCTTTGACAGGCAAGCTGAGAAGGAAAATGGTCAGAAGCCGTTTTCtgcaaagagaaagaaatttgGATTTGGCCGATTCTCCCTTCTATTgacaaaacaacaaaagaagaagaagccaaCACTGAACTTGAGGTGA